Proteins encoded together in one Heliangelus exortis chromosome 13, bHelExo1.hap1, whole genome shotgun sequence window:
- the LOC139801814 gene encoding ankyrin repeat domain-containing protein 7-like isoform X3, whose amino-acid sequence MFFQGNPGAFRAGDVCPLDVDESTFCQALQEPVGRTPLHLASANGHTEVARFLVKHGSQLDAADNLRRTPLMKAVQFHQEDCVAFLLEHGVNPNLTDTDGHTALHLAIQAHNKNLVGLLLRHYVDHRAKNKEGFTPLALAISEGQEGIVEILLKAGVDVHARDQHQRTPLMIAASVGQLNLVQVLLSYGANISHEDPDGNTAEDYADLHGYWR is encoded by the exons ATGTTTTTCCAAGGCAACCCTGGAGCCTTCAGAGCAGGAGATGTTTGCCCACTCGACGTGGATGAAAGCACCTTCTGCCAAGCCCTCCAGGAGCCCGTGGGCAG gacacctctccatctggcgtctgcaaacggccacacagaggttGCCAGATTCCTTGTAAAGCACGGCAGCCAGTTGGATGCTGCTGACAATCTCAggagaacacccctgatgaag GCAGTACAGTTTCATCAAGAAGACTGTGTGGCTTTTCTGCTAGAGCATGGTGTCAACCCAAATCTCACTGACACTGATGGCCACACTGCCCTTCATCTGGCCATCCAGGCTCATAATAAAAACCTCGTGGGGCTGTTACTCAGGCATTATGTCGATCATCgtgccaagaataag gagggctttaccCCACTAGCTCTTGCTATCTCTGAAGGTCAGGAAGGGATAGTAGAAattctcctgaaagcaggagttGACGTGCATGCTCGAGACCAGCATCAAAG aaccccactcatgattgctgcttctgttgggcaGCTGAATTTGGTCCAAGTTCTCCTTTCTTACGGTGCCaatatttcccatgaagacCCTGATGGGAACACAGCTGAGGATTATGCTGATCTTCATGGGTATTGGAGGTAA
- the LOC139801814 gene encoding ankyrin repeat domain-containing protein 7-like isoform X1 yields the protein MGQKLNRKCWVSCSGSTPGQPCGAAAAGTSTPEPQQQGLGRLHRVAARGHPAWLRRWCWWIEIWGIDRRDRKNQTPLHLASANGHTEVARFLVKHGSQLDAADNLRRTPLMKAVQFHQEDCVAFLLEHGVNPNLTDTDGHTALHLAIQAHNKNLVGLLLRHYVDHRAKNKEGFTPLALAISEGQEGIVEILLKAGVDVHARDQHQRTPLMIAASVGQLNLVQVLLSYGANISHEDPDGNTAEDYADLHGYWR from the exons ATGGGGCAGAAATTGAACAGGAAATGTTGGgtgtcctgctctggcagcactcctgggcagccctgtggtgctgctgctgccggcaCCAGCACCCCTgagcctcagcagcaaggtctgggcAGGCTGCACCGTGTGGCTGCCCGTGGCCACCCGGCCTGGCTGAGGCGCTGGTGCTGGTGGATCGAGATTTGGGGCATCGACCGCCGCGACAGGAAGAATCA gacacctctccatctggcgtctgcaaacggccacacagaggttGCCAGATTCCTTGTAAAGCACGGCAGCCAGTTGGATGCTGCTGACAATCTCAggagaacacccctgatgaag GCAGTACAGTTTCATCAAGAAGACTGTGTGGCTTTTCTGCTAGAGCATGGTGTCAACCCAAATCTCACTGACACTGATGGCCACACTGCCCTTCATCTGGCCATCCAGGCTCATAATAAAAACCTCGTGGGGCTGTTACTCAGGCATTATGTCGATCATCgtgccaagaataag gagggctttaccCCACTAGCTCTTGCTATCTCTGAAGGTCAGGAAGGGATAGTAGAAattctcctgaaagcaggagttGACGTGCATGCTCGAGACCAGCATCAAAG aaccccactcatgattgctgcttctgttgggcaGCTGAATTTGGTCCAAGTTCTCCTTTCTTACGGTGCCaatatttcccatgaagacCCTGATGGGAACACAGCTGAGGATTATGCTGATCTTCATGGGTATTGGAGGTAA